Proteins from a genomic interval of Drosophila willistoni isolate 14030-0811.24 chromosome 2L unlocalized genomic scaffold, UCI_dwil_1.1 Seg139, whole genome shotgun sequence:
- the LOC6638494 gene encoding uncharacterized protein LOC6638494 isoform X1 produces MSINKKQHQQLANAPPTSPDRQQKRFQHHSIATFALVVVVCWSSLGLIWGTEAHVALTYPPARKYDLDFLDNSRTKPPCGMPKGSIRTSLLSGTLFNVTWHLAYPHKGGFRLQLLDALDRPVLDLTPHVNNSEFVSTDVTAQSYQVNLPKDFECFNCTLRLLRQADEWSNSYRFWSCADVDIKQRKDFKETCSGNGKYFPSRCKCDKNYYGPQCQYKDECTSNADCGVQGKCIDLAGTSLPRRQCYCNYGWYGLGCQKRSPYKSTSLDLTSYAKKELSPDYHMYWRLLEEEKEIEVVLKVNGSSWVGLGWRPRGLTPECKNFPLVRDIGDLITTLEAGSAPEPSSEPESKSEPSSEPKSEPETKSEPSSEPKSEPETKSEPSSEPKSEPETKSEPSSEPKSEPSAEPKSEPTSEPSSEPSSEPKTKSEPTSEPSSEPKSEPESKSEPTSEPSSEPSSEPKTKSEPSAEPTSEPSSEPSSEPKSEPTSEPSSDPKTKSEPTAEPTSEPTSEPSAEPTSEPSSEPSAKTKRVANHDDHLIDGVQSVATSVSYRVSSKSGRSRRQAPEPKSEPEAAAPEPEPESSVKTSPEPKSEPESAAPEPEPEASATTSPEPKSEPEATAPEPEPETSVQKSANLSSPEPKSEPEATAPEPEPESSVKTSPEPKSEPESSAPEPEPEASVKNSPEPKSEPKSSAPEPEPESSVKKSANLEAPERKLKLNPYTPRHDFNPMDCTDIVIGSARGMASRVGDYYTRDRSTPRKDEFYGGKSDLALGTGFEENGMTTIIFRKKLVANEPTDHTLDDALTHVIWAKGQEPGSYVHVPPSGLETQSSSVKEFYQPDELKYHGHKMQRGVTQINFFEKDKPSSSADRNDLSTNVLDNDCYGHWKYPSNCSPQEHNCEYYASWETAGRGDEMRWHIETTNTQTWTGIGFSEDQRMSQTDAIIGWVDGRSGRPFLMDTWVLGYAPPKLDDRQDIYNASGRIDKGVTILEFNRKRVSNDEQDLSFTDDHCLYLFFPVLGGAFNVVNKKIRKHEQVPPISPQRVCIKSCGKEMESVFVGTSTPAPSRLVYAVGLKLMNLAESFEAPEPGTVEFNNLAATISDSFNGILNPIPGYYKTDILGFEKQGTTVVAKVQAMFDKTDVEKMHALDTNNIDKTSQNAVEKNAQVIKAALMDQIATGKVGSLTVDPQYLDFEALQYKSAEEPSTKDTILSFFDLSETRLYIVLGVIGVLVLLALIQAIFTICKTSRKSKSNKEKLITNSPWKEFASNTNYAFDPYGETEEKHMTTTTTTTSTSGKDKSRNRSTTSSQQTTLPMSHSPTSKSQMYYESTNNGHHHGKNSGTNSRSNGRHSTQESSVGGTSSGGGPYSRSSYAERAYSLPRQPHQHYQQSSSNMQPSGGGYYTHDRRAARQSRDRDDGIERRHRDRSREDPRQNGGADTPDFYFMPSQRKYSGEVVRVYVDYNKDPKH; encoded by the exons GTTCTATACGTACTTCTTTGCTGTCTGGAACTTTGTTTAATGTCACCTGGCATTTGGCCTATCCGCACAAG GGCGGTTTTCGTTTACAATTATTGGATGCACTTGATCGGCCTGTTCTTGATTTGACGCCTCATGTCAACAACTCGGAATTTGTCAGCACTGATGTCAC GGCCCAGTCGTATCAGGTTAATCTGCCAAAGGATTTCGAATGCTTCAATTGCACTTTGCGTCTATTACGCCAGGCCGATGAGTGGTCCAATAGTTATCGCTTTTGGTCTTGTGCCGATGTTGATATCAAGCAACGCAAGGACTTCAAGGAGACCTGCTCGGGCAATGGCAAATACTTCCCCTCCCGTTGCAAGTGCGACAAGAATTACTATGGACCACAATGCCAATACAAAGATGAGTGCACCAGTAATGCGGATTGCGGTGTCCAGGGAAAATGTATTGATCTAGCTGGTACTTCATTGCCACGCCGTCAATGCTATTGTAATTATGGCTGGTATGGTTTGGGCTGCCAGAAGCGTTCACCCTACAAGAGCACGAGTCTCGACTTGACCTCATATGCCAAGAAGGAACTTTCCCCGGATTATCATATGTACTGGCGATTGttggaggaggagaaggagatTGAGGTGGTGTTGAAGGTAAATGGTAGTTCCTGGGTTGGTCTAGGTTGGCGTCCACGAGGATTGACACCTGAATGCAAGAATTTCCCACTTGTTCGTGATATTGGAGATTTGATAACAACACTCGAAGCAGGATCAGCTCCGGAGCCAAGCTCAGAACCGGAATCGAAGAGTGAGCCTAGCTCAGAGCCAAAATCAGAGCCGGAAACGAAGAGTGAGCCTAGCTCAGAGCCAAAATCAGAGCCGGAAACAAAGAGTGAACCCAGCTCAGAGCCAAAATCAGAGCCAGAAACGAAGAGTGAGCCTAGCTCAGAACCAAAATCAGAGCCAAGCGCGGAACCAAAATCAGAACCCACCTCAGAACCAAGCTCTGAGCCAAGTTCAGAGCCCAAAACTAAGAGTGAACCCACTTCAGAACCAAGCTCTGAACCAAAATCAGAGCCCGAATCAAAGAGTGAGCCTACTTCAGAGCCAAGTTCAGAACCAAGCTCAGAGCCGAAAACCAAGAGTGAACCCAGTGCAGAGCCAACCTCAGAACCAAGCTCTGAGCCAAGTTCAGAGCCAAAGAGTGAGCCCACTTCGGAGCCAAGCTCAGACCCAAAAACTAAGAGTGAACCCACTGCAGAGCCAACATCAGAGCCAACCTCAGAACCATCTGCAGAACCAACCTCCGAACCAAGCTCAGAGCCAAGCGCCAAGACCAAACGGGTGGCCAATCATGATGATCATCTCATCGATGGTGTTCAATCCGTGGCCACCAGTGTCTCATATCGCGTTAGCAGCAAATCTGGAAGAAGTCGTCGTCAAGCTCCAG AACCAAAAAGTGAACCAGAGGCTGCTGCTCCTGAACCGGAACCGGAAAGCTCTGTTAAAACATCACCAG AACCAAAAAGTGAGCCTGAAAGTGCTGCCCCAGAACCGGAACCGGAAGCTTCTGCTACAACATCGCCAG AACCAAAAAGCGAACCAGAAGCTACTGCCCCAGAGCCGGAACCGGAAACCTCTGTACAAAAATCCGCCAATCTTTCATCACCAG AACCAAAAAGTGAACCAGAAGCTACGGCACCAGAACCCGAACCCGAATCCTCTGTTAAAACATCGCCAG AACCAAAAAGTGAACCAGAAAGTAGTGCTCCAGAACCGGAGCCGGAAGCTTCTGTTAAGAATTCACCAG AACCGAAAAGCGAACCTAAATCTAGTGCCCCAGAACCAGAGCCGGAATCCTCTGTTAAGAAATCCGCCAATCTTGAAGCACCAG AACGTAAACTCAAGCTCAATCCGTATACCCCACGTCACGACTTTAATCCCATGGATTGTACGGATATTGTCATTGGTTCGGCACGAGGCATGGCCAGTCGTGTGGGCGATTACTATACACGAGATCGTTCCACGCCGAGAAAAGATGAATTCTATGGTGGCAAATCCGATTTGGCTTTGGGCACTGGTTTCGAAGAGAACGGCATGACCACCATTATTTTCCGTAAGAAACTTGTAGCCAACGAACCCACCGATCATACTCTGGACGATGCTTTGACCCATGTTATCTGGGCTAAGGGTCAGGAGCCTGGCAGTTATGTACATGTTCCACCCTCTGGTCTGGAGACACAGTCATCATCCGTAAAGGAGTTCTATCAGCCGGATGAACTGAAGTATCATGGACACAAAATGCAACGTGGTGTTACGCAAATCAATTTCTTTG AGAAAGATAAACCAAGTTCCAGCGCAGATCGCAATGACTTGAGCACaaatgtcctggacaatgatTGCTATGGTCACTGGAAGTATCCATCAAATTGTTCACCCCAGGAGCACAATTGCGAATACTATGCATCGTGGGAAACAGCGGGACGTGGTGACGAGATGCGCTGGCATATCGAAACCACCAATACCCAAACCTGGACTGGCATTGGGTTCAGTGAGGATCAGCGTATGTCGCAGACAGATGCCATTATTGGTTGGGTAGATGGACGTAGTGGTAGACCCTTCCTTATGGACACATGGGTACTTGGCTATGCGCCACCCAAATTGGATGATCGTCAGGATATCTACAATGCTTCAGGACGAATTGACAAGGGTGTCACGATTTTGGAATTCAACCGCAAGAGAGTTAGCAATGATGAACAGGACTTATCCTTTACGGATGATCATTGTCTTTATCTGTTCTTCCCCGTATTGGGAGGTGCCTTCAATGTGGTCAACAAGAAGATACGTAAACACGAGCAAGTGCCTCCAATTTCCCCGCAACGCGTTTGCATTAAATCCTGTGGCAAag aAATGGAATCTGTCTTTGTGGGCACTAGTACACCAGCTCCCAGTCGCTTAGTCTATGCTGTGGGCTTAAAGCTCATGAATCTGGCTGAATCTTTTGAAGCGCCCGAACCGGGTACAGTGGAGTTTAATAATCTGGCAGCCACCATTTCCGATTCTTTCAATGGCATACTTAATCCCATTCCTGGTTACTACAAGACTGACATTTTGGGCTTTGAAAA ACAAGGCACCACTGTGGTGGCGAAAGTACAGGCTATGTTCGACAAGACGGATGTAGAGAAAATGCATGCCCTGGACACGAATAATATCGACAAGACCAGCCAAAATGCTGTTGAGAAAAATGCTCAAGTCATCAAGGCGGCCTTGATGGATCAAATAGCCACTGGAAAAGTGGGTTCATTGACTGTGGATCCGCAATACCTTGACTTTGAGGCTCTGCAAT ACAAAAGCGCCGAAGAACCAAGTACCAAGGATACGATATTGTCTTTCTTCGATCTGTCAGAGACACGTTTGTATATTGTCCTTGGTGTGATAGGAGTTTTGGTCCTTTTAGCTCTAATTCAGGCCATTTTCACCATTTGCAAGACATCGCGAAAGAGTAAGAGTAACAAG GAGAAACTGATAACAAATTCACCCTGGAAAGAGTTTGCCTCGAATACCAATTACGCCTTCGATCCCTACGGCGAGACGGAGGAGAAACATATGACGACAACCACCACGACCACGAGCACATCTGGCAAAGATAAGTCGCGGAATCGTTCAACAACCAGCAGCCAGCAGACAACATTGCCCATGTCCCATTCACCCACCAGCAAATCCCAAATGTACTATGAGAGCACCAATAATGGCCATCACCATGGCAAGAACAGTGGCACCAATAGTCGATCCAATGGACGCCACAGCACACAGGAGAGCAGTGTGGGTGGCACATCGAGTGGGGGTGGCCCCTATTCACGTAGTTCATACGCCGAGCGGGCCTACTCCCTGCCAAGGCAACCTCATCAGCACTACCAGCAGAGCTCCTCCAATATGCAACCATCGGGCGGAGGTTATTATACCCATGATCGTCGGGCTGCACGCCAGAGCAGGGACCGAGATGATGGTATTGAACGCCGTCATCGAGATCGCTCTCGAGAAGATCCACGTCAGAATGGTGGAGCTGATACACCCGATTTCTATTTCATGCCCTCACAGCGTAAATACTCCGGTGAGGTGGTGCGTGTTTATGTGGATTATAATAAGGATCCCAAGCATTAA
- the LOC6638494 gene encoding uncharacterized protein LOC6638494 isoform X2 yields the protein MSINKKQHQQLANAPPTSPDRQQKRFQHHSIATFALVVVVCWSSLGLIWGTEAHVALTYPPARKYDLDFLDNSRTKPPCGMPKGSIRTSLLSGTLFNVTWHLAYPHKGGFRLQLLDALDRPVLDLTPHVNNSEFVSTDVTAQSYQVNLPKDFECFNCTLRLLRQADEWSNSYRFWSCADVDIKQRKDFKETCSGNGKYFPSRCKCDKNYYGPQCQYKDECTSNADCGVQGKCIDLAGTSLPRRQCYCNYGWYGLGCQKRSPYKSTSLDLTSYAKKELSPDYHMYWRLLEEEKEIEVVLKVNGSSWVGLGWRPRGLTPECKNFPLVRDIGDLITTLEAGSAPEPSSEPESKSEPSSEPKSEPETKSEPSSEPKSEPETKSEPSSEPKSEPETKSEPSSEPKSEPSAEPKSEPTSEPSSEPSSEPKTKSEPTSEPSSEPKSEPESKSEPTSEPSSEPSSEPKTKSEPSAEPTSEPSSEPSSEPKSEPTSEPSSDPKTKSEPTAEPTSEPTSEPSAEPTSEPSSEPSAKTKRVANHDDHLIDGVQSVATSVSYRVSSKSGRSRRQAPEPKSEPEAAAPEPEPESSVKTSPEPKSEPESAAPEPEPEASATTSPEPKSEPEATAPEPEPETSVQKSANLSSPEPKSEPEATAPEPEPESSVKTSPERKLKLNPYTPRHDFNPMDCTDIVIGSARGMASRVGDYYTRDRSTPRKDEFYGGKSDLALGTGFEENGMTTIIFRKKLVANEPTDHTLDDALTHVIWAKGQEPGSYVHVPPSGLETQSSSVKEFYQPDELKYHGHKMQRGVTQINFFEKDKPSSSADRNDLSTNVLDNDCYGHWKYPSNCSPQEHNCEYYASWETAGRGDEMRWHIETTNTQTWTGIGFSEDQRMSQTDAIIGWVDGRSGRPFLMDTWVLGYAPPKLDDRQDIYNASGRIDKGVTILEFNRKRVSNDEQDLSFTDDHCLYLFFPVLGGAFNVVNKKIRKHEQVPPISPQRVCIKSCGKEMESVFVGTSTPAPSRLVYAVGLKLMNLAESFEAPEPGTVEFNNLAATISDSFNGILNPIPGYYKTDILGFEKQGTTVVAKVQAMFDKTDVEKMHALDTNNIDKTSQNAVEKNAQVIKAALMDQIATGKVGSLTVDPQYLDFEALQYKSAEEPSTKDTILSFFDLSETRLYIVLGVIGVLVLLALIQAIFTICKTSRKSKSNKEKLITNSPWKEFASNTNYAFDPYGETEEKHMTTTTTTTSTSGKDKSRNRSTTSSQQTTLPMSHSPTSKSQMYYESTNNGHHHGKNSGTNSRSNGRHSTQESSVGGTSSGGGPYSRSSYAERAYSLPRQPHQHYQQSSSNMQPSGGGYYTHDRRAARQSRDRDDGIERRHRDRSREDPRQNGGADTPDFYFMPSQRKYSGEVVRVYVDYNKDPKH from the exons GTTCTATACGTACTTCTTTGCTGTCTGGAACTTTGTTTAATGTCACCTGGCATTTGGCCTATCCGCACAAG GGCGGTTTTCGTTTACAATTATTGGATGCACTTGATCGGCCTGTTCTTGATTTGACGCCTCATGTCAACAACTCGGAATTTGTCAGCACTGATGTCAC GGCCCAGTCGTATCAGGTTAATCTGCCAAAGGATTTCGAATGCTTCAATTGCACTTTGCGTCTATTACGCCAGGCCGATGAGTGGTCCAATAGTTATCGCTTTTGGTCTTGTGCCGATGTTGATATCAAGCAACGCAAGGACTTCAAGGAGACCTGCTCGGGCAATGGCAAATACTTCCCCTCCCGTTGCAAGTGCGACAAGAATTACTATGGACCACAATGCCAATACAAAGATGAGTGCACCAGTAATGCGGATTGCGGTGTCCAGGGAAAATGTATTGATCTAGCTGGTACTTCATTGCCACGCCGTCAATGCTATTGTAATTATGGCTGGTATGGTTTGGGCTGCCAGAAGCGTTCACCCTACAAGAGCACGAGTCTCGACTTGACCTCATATGCCAAGAAGGAACTTTCCCCGGATTATCATATGTACTGGCGATTGttggaggaggagaaggagatTGAGGTGGTGTTGAAGGTAAATGGTAGTTCCTGGGTTGGTCTAGGTTGGCGTCCACGAGGATTGACACCTGAATGCAAGAATTTCCCACTTGTTCGTGATATTGGAGATTTGATAACAACACTCGAAGCAGGATCAGCTCCGGAGCCAAGCTCAGAACCGGAATCGAAGAGTGAGCCTAGCTCAGAGCCAAAATCAGAGCCGGAAACGAAGAGTGAGCCTAGCTCAGAGCCAAAATCAGAGCCGGAAACAAAGAGTGAACCCAGCTCAGAGCCAAAATCAGAGCCAGAAACGAAGAGTGAGCCTAGCTCAGAACCAAAATCAGAGCCAAGCGCGGAACCAAAATCAGAACCCACCTCAGAACCAAGCTCTGAGCCAAGTTCAGAGCCCAAAACTAAGAGTGAACCCACTTCAGAACCAAGCTCTGAACCAAAATCAGAGCCCGAATCAAAGAGTGAGCCTACTTCAGAGCCAAGTTCAGAACCAAGCTCAGAGCCGAAAACCAAGAGTGAACCCAGTGCAGAGCCAACCTCAGAACCAAGCTCTGAGCCAAGTTCAGAGCCAAAGAGTGAGCCCACTTCGGAGCCAAGCTCAGACCCAAAAACTAAGAGTGAACCCACTGCAGAGCCAACATCAGAGCCAACCTCAGAACCATCTGCAGAACCAACCTCCGAACCAAGCTCAGAGCCAAGCGCCAAGACCAAACGGGTGGCCAATCATGATGATCATCTCATCGATGGTGTTCAATCCGTGGCCACCAGTGTCTCATATCGCGTTAGCAGCAAATCTGGAAGAAGTCGTCGTCAAGCTCCAG AACCAAAAAGTGAACCAGAGGCTGCTGCTCCTGAACCGGAACCGGAAAGCTCTGTTAAAACATCACCAG AACCAAAAAGTGAGCCTGAAAGTGCTGCCCCAGAACCGGAACCGGAAGCTTCTGCTACAACATCGCCAG AACCAAAAAGCGAACCAGAAGCTACTGCCCCAGAGCCGGAACCGGAAACCTCTGTACAAAAATCCGCCAATCTTTCATCACCAG AACCAAAAAGTGAACCAGAAGCTACGGCACCAGAACCCGAACCCGAATCCTCTGTTAAAACATCGCCAG AACGTAAACTCAAGCTCAATCCGTATACCCCACGTCACGACTTTAATCCCATGGATTGTACGGATATTGTCATTGGTTCGGCACGAGGCATGGCCAGTCGTGTGGGCGATTACTATACACGAGATCGTTCCACGCCGAGAAAAGATGAATTCTATGGTGGCAAATCCGATTTGGCTTTGGGCACTGGTTTCGAAGAGAACGGCATGACCACCATTATTTTCCGTAAGAAACTTGTAGCCAACGAACCCACCGATCATACTCTGGACGATGCTTTGACCCATGTTATCTGGGCTAAGGGTCAGGAGCCTGGCAGTTATGTACATGTTCCACCCTCTGGTCTGGAGACACAGTCATCATCCGTAAAGGAGTTCTATCAGCCGGATGAACTGAAGTATCATGGACACAAAATGCAACGTGGTGTTACGCAAATCAATTTCTTTG AGAAAGATAAACCAAGTTCCAGCGCAGATCGCAATGACTTGAGCACaaatgtcctggacaatgatTGCTATGGTCACTGGAAGTATCCATCAAATTGTTCACCCCAGGAGCACAATTGCGAATACTATGCATCGTGGGAAACAGCGGGACGTGGTGACGAGATGCGCTGGCATATCGAAACCACCAATACCCAAACCTGGACTGGCATTGGGTTCAGTGAGGATCAGCGTATGTCGCAGACAGATGCCATTATTGGTTGGGTAGATGGACGTAGTGGTAGACCCTTCCTTATGGACACATGGGTACTTGGCTATGCGCCACCCAAATTGGATGATCGTCAGGATATCTACAATGCTTCAGGACGAATTGACAAGGGTGTCACGATTTTGGAATTCAACCGCAAGAGAGTTAGCAATGATGAACAGGACTTATCCTTTACGGATGATCATTGTCTTTATCTGTTCTTCCCCGTATTGGGAGGTGCCTTCAATGTGGTCAACAAGAAGATACGTAAACACGAGCAAGTGCCTCCAATTTCCCCGCAACGCGTTTGCATTAAATCCTGTGGCAAag aAATGGAATCTGTCTTTGTGGGCACTAGTACACCAGCTCCCAGTCGCTTAGTCTATGCTGTGGGCTTAAAGCTCATGAATCTGGCTGAATCTTTTGAAGCGCCCGAACCGGGTACAGTGGAGTTTAATAATCTGGCAGCCACCATTTCCGATTCTTTCAATGGCATACTTAATCCCATTCCTGGTTACTACAAGACTGACATTTTGGGCTTTGAAAA ACAAGGCACCACTGTGGTGGCGAAAGTACAGGCTATGTTCGACAAGACGGATGTAGAGAAAATGCATGCCCTGGACACGAATAATATCGACAAGACCAGCCAAAATGCTGTTGAGAAAAATGCTCAAGTCATCAAGGCGGCCTTGATGGATCAAATAGCCACTGGAAAAGTGGGTTCATTGACTGTGGATCCGCAATACCTTGACTTTGAGGCTCTGCAAT ACAAAAGCGCCGAAGAACCAAGTACCAAGGATACGATATTGTCTTTCTTCGATCTGTCAGAGACACGTTTGTATATTGTCCTTGGTGTGATAGGAGTTTTGGTCCTTTTAGCTCTAATTCAGGCCATTTTCACCATTTGCAAGACATCGCGAAAGAGTAAGAGTAACAAG GAGAAACTGATAACAAATTCACCCTGGAAAGAGTTTGCCTCGAATACCAATTACGCCTTCGATCCCTACGGCGAGACGGAGGAGAAACATATGACGACAACCACCACGACCACGAGCACATCTGGCAAAGATAAGTCGCGGAATCGTTCAACAACCAGCAGCCAGCAGACAACATTGCCCATGTCCCATTCACCCACCAGCAAATCCCAAATGTACTATGAGAGCACCAATAATGGCCATCACCATGGCAAGAACAGTGGCACCAATAGTCGATCCAATGGACGCCACAGCACACAGGAGAGCAGTGTGGGTGGCACATCGAGTGGGGGTGGCCCCTATTCACGTAGTTCATACGCCGAGCGGGCCTACTCCCTGCCAAGGCAACCTCATCAGCACTACCAGCAGAGCTCCTCCAATATGCAACCATCGGGCGGAGGTTATTATACCCATGATCGTCGGGCTGCACGCCAGAGCAGGGACCGAGATGATGGTATTGAACGCCGTCATCGAGATCGCTCTCGAGAAGATCCACGTCAGAATGGTGGAGCTGATACACCCGATTTCTATTTCATGCCCTCACAGCGTAAATACTCCGGTGAGGTGGTGCGTGTTTATGTGGATTATAATAAGGATCCCAAGCATTAA